CATGCATTCGTAGGTCATATAAAAAAGTCTTGAGAGCATTTGGATGCAAATTTTAGACACATTActtattttcatcatttatcggaaaaataaaaaagttatgatttgtttgggagtgatttttgacttctccatataatcactttaGATGagttttaaatgattttatgaaGGTACTTCTtcttaaaatcacttaaaataattatatagaGAAACATGTGAGAAGTACTTCTCTCCATAAGTGATTCTGACTCCCAAAAGAGCCTTTATTGTCTATTTttgtctttcattttctttgaaccaaaaaaacataaatataaaatcacgTGAGGTGTTCTTAGGGCTTGATGGTgtatgaaattaaataaacttaATAATTCACGACCACCGCAGCTGTAAAATCCTACAAACTAAAGTTGGAAATATCTTGGGCCAAAAAGTAAGTTGAAAACTTTAATAAACAAGACAATTGAAAGCTACGAGCTCCCGTGAGTGTTGATGCCAGTCATCCTCATTCCTGTCACTGATAACAAATTGCTATTTTACTCCTCATAATCaacaaattcatttatattctaaaacttttttcaaaaaaattattattttttcaaaataaataagaaaaaaaactcacacTTGTATTGGTGCAAAACTGTAAAGCTAGAAAGTTGAAAAAGAGGGACAATTACATGCAACGAGAATGGCCCCTGTCTAAATCAGTCCCGAGACTTGAACTTATGTGTACATATGAAACTGTCAACCTTCTGATAGGTTTGTTTACAagtttataaatataaaaagctAAAGAatactaaatttatttttatggaaaaatgtacaattaaataatattcATAATCTTAAGGGCCCCTCAACCGCTATAAATTGAAGGCACCCATCTGAGAAGGGAGCAATTCAGAAATAGCTAGCGGCTACTTACTTAGCTCAATAATGAACACCACCATGGATTCAAAGAAATCTAACAAGATCAGAGACATTGTCAGGCTTCAACAGATTCTCAAGAAGTGGAGAAAGATTGCTAactcctcatcatcatcatcaaaagcAATCTCCAACAGCAACCACAACatgagcagcagcagcagcaagagCATCAAGTTTTTGAAGAGGACACTTTCTCTGTCGGACaaaaccaccacctcctcATTTGAGGCCTCAAGCAATGCTGCTGTCCCAAAAGGCTATCTTGCTGTTTGTGTTGGGGAGGAGCTCAAGAGATTTGTCATCCCAACTGACTACTTGGGTCGTCCTGCTTTTCACATTCTGCTGAGAGAAGCTGAGGAGGAGTTTGGGTTTCACCAGACTGGTGTTCTGAGGATTCCATGTGAGGTTTCTGTGTTTGAAGATATTTTGAAGATGGTGGAGGAAGACAGGGACACATTGCTCTTCAATCTGCAAGAATGCAGGTTTAACAAAGATGATATGATGGGGTGCTGCTCATCATCAGAAGGCCAGCCTAACTTTTCTCACCACCCAGAAAGCCCAATGTGCAgatagttttatttatttatcataatTTTCACTCTTGTAGATCTCTCCTCTTTTAgctgagaggaagaagaactTTCAAGTTGTGTAAATTATCCTCTGATGCATTTTGTCAGGCATCCAATCCAACATCTTATTTTCCGAGGCATCTAAATCCAACATTTTTATAACAGAACTGCATATATGCAAACCAACAATCTCATTCATGAGGCAAATGCTGATTTTGTAGGATCAAAGCAAAATGAGTTTTTTCAGGCATCCAATCCAAGGGTTCATAGTCAATCATCAAGGATTTTGATATCAGAATTGCATATATTGATAATGCAGTAAACAACTAAACCAGTTTCATTAGTGAGTCAAGTGATGATGGCTCATTACTCATCTTGCACATAAAGTCTTCACATGTCCGTAAAGCCAGTTGCAACCAAATAATAAAGACTTCATAACATTGCACCAATCAACATTTGCAAAACTCCAAACCACAAACCATATTCCAGAAGTTCTCAACTAAACCATAtgtaataataattcaaaagcTGTCCAACGTTTGCAAGACATAATTCATCCATTGGACCTGAAAAGGTAACCAATGGAAAAccaataatttaaaaatatgagattacttcattcaaaagaaaaaaagtagcCTTGGTCAACATTTCTCCTGATGGCACCCCCAATAAAAATGTTTAACCATATCTGACAGGACAGGTTCATGAGAGCTTTGAACAAAAGACAGCTAGCTGTTGTAATCAGTACAAGTGAGTACCATTAACACCTCTAATGTTGTCCTATTCTGAGAGCCTACAGATTTTCAAAACTTTCATTCCATGAAACTTTGTTGTCAGCAAACCACTCGTCTGAGTCCGCCACCTCATAAACTAAAGCATATTGTATATGCAATCTGCAAATATCGGTATCCTATGTCTTTGATGCAGAAAGTCAGAGACAAATGTCTAGTTTAAAGACTTTATGATGCagaaaacaatataatattgCAGCCATTAGCACTTACATCAAGTAAACACCGAAAATGACATTGGCAGATTTTCACAGTTTCTCTTTGTTCATTCACATGCAACTTTCTTGTTTCAAACTTCAGGAAGCAAAACCATGTGTCAATCTTGAGTGACTAATCAACCATAtgaattgtaaaaaaataatgcaatttgaagttttaaaaattcacaGTAAGATCCAGTAAAAAAGGCAGATCATCACATGATGTCTGTAATGAGTATAACCCTTTGGTCCAATTTGCAAGTAGCAAAAGCCTAAAATATTCACGTGAAATACGGCTTCAGTTTCATAATTCTTGGCAATAGAGGTCTAGTTTCATGAAAACCTGGTGCTAGAGTTGTAACTATTAATCAATCTTGGCAATAGGTCTACTTTCCTGAAAACCTGGTGCTAGAGTTGTAACTCTTAATCAATCTCTTACAAAACGATAATAAATCTAAATGTGAGGATTCCTTACAAAGTTCCAAACCAGCATGGAGGTATATAGAAACGTCGAAGAGCAACCTTATGAAATACAACAAACACCAATTTGACATCTGTATATGGGAGCATATATTAATCAACCAGTGGCTAACACAAATTGTCAGTTTTGTGCAGCACCAGTAGTTATGTTCCTCAAAGATTAAAGTCCTGGTTGCaacttgaaaaaagaaaatagccAGCAAATGGTACTTTGGATCAAGCTCATCAATACCAAATGCACCAAGTTGATTGTCATTTTAATATCAGGCCTCTCAGTCAGAGAGGCTTCTCAAACTCCAGAAGTTGTAGAGAAAATTTATATGCTAATAAGCACTTAATTCTATGAATGTAATAACCAAAAGAAGCACTTTCA
The window above is part of the Prunus dulcis chromosome 1, ALMONDv2, whole genome shotgun sequence genome. Proteins encoded here:
- the LOC117614535 gene encoding auxin-responsive protein SAUR72-like, with the protein product MNTTMDSKKSNKIRDIVRLQQILKKWRKIANSSSSSSKAISNSNHNMSSSSSKSIKFLKRTLSLSDKTTTSSFEASSNAAVPKGYLAVCVGEELKRFVIPTDYLGRPAFHILLREAEEEFGFHQTGVLRIPCEVSVFEDILKMVEEDRDTLLFNLQECRFNKDDMMGCCSSSEGQPNFSHHPESPMCR